The proteins below come from a single Triticum aestivum cultivar Chinese Spring chromosome 5D, IWGSC CS RefSeq v2.1, whole genome shotgun sequence genomic window:
- the LOC123121637 gene encoding probable CCR4-associated factor 1 homolog 7 produces the protein MATPTVEKPDGVEIREVWAENLEAEFAVIREIVDDYPYVAMDTEFPGVVCRPLGTFKSNADFNYATLKANVDMLKLIQLGLTFSDERGGLPALGPDGRPCVWQFNFRGFDPRTDVAAADSIDLLRRSGIDFARHAAEGADSRRFAELLMSSGVVLNAEIHWVTFHSGYDFGYLLKLLTGSNLPDTSSGFFDLIRIYFPVIYDIKHLMRFCNSLHGGLNKLAELLDVERVGICHQAGSDSLLTALSFNKLKESYFGGLTEKYAGVLYGLGTEGGETTSVH, from the coding sequence ATGGCGACGCCGACCGTAGAGAAGCCCGACGGGGTGGAGATCCGCGAGGTGTGGGCGGAGAACCTCGAGGCCGAGTTCGCCGTCATCCGGGAGATCGTCGACGACTACCCCTACGTCGCCATGGACACCGAGTTCCCCGGCGTCGTCTGCCGCCCGCTCGGCACCTTCAAGTCCAACGCCGACTTCAACTACGCCACGCTCAAGGCCAACGTCGACATGCTCAAGCTCATCCAGCTCGGCCTCACCTTCTCCGACGAGCGCGGCGGCCTCCCCGCCCTCGGCCCGGACGGCCGCCCCTGCGTCTGGCAGTTCAACTTCCGGGGCTTCGACCCGCGCACCGACGTCGCCGCCGCGGACTCCATCGACCTGCTGCGCCGCAGCGGGATCGACTTCGCCCGCCACGCCGCCGAGGGGGCCGACTCGCGCCGCTTCGCCGAGCTGCTCATGTCCTCCGGCGTCGTCCTCAACGCCGAGATCCACTGGGTCACCTTCCACAGCGGCTACGACTTCGGCTACTTGCTCAAGCTGCTCACCGGCTCCAACCTGCCGGACACCAGCTCCGGCTTCTTCGACCTCATCAGGATTTACTTCCCAGTGATCTACGACATCAAGCACTTGATGAGATTCTGCAATAGCCTCCACGGCGGGCTGAACAAGCTCGCTGAGCTGCTCGACGTCGAGCGGGTCGGGATCTGCCATCAGGCAGGCTCCGATTCACTGCTGACCGCGCTCTCCTTCAACAAGCTCAAGGAGTCATACTTCGGCGGATTAACTGAGAAATATGCCGGTGTGTTGTATGGTCTAGGCACAGAGGGCGGGGAAACCACCTCTGTTCACTGA